From the Amycolatopsis thermoflava N1165 genome, one window contains:
- a CDS encoding vWA domain-containing protein, whose protein sequence is MSTQDPLAGFVGFATALREAGVACGPQRVQAYLDAVERLDVGEADQLYWAGRLTLCSDPDDLIRYDDAFAQWFAAAPPEPRPATVRREQRSRIAALVSQPAGEGEAGADDEQLRVAATDAEVLRERDLAELSKAEREHLRELMAVLRPQPPMRKSLRSRPARRGSLDPGRTLRAMLAGGGEPVRLAHRNRSTRPRRVVLLLDVSGSMSPYADSLLRFAHVVVRRAPAAVEVFTLGTRLTRVSRQLRQRDPERAMLAAGTAVPDFAGGTRLGETLRIFLDRWGQRGLARRAVVTVFSDGWERGDPSLLGEQMARMRRLAHAVFWVNPHAGREGYAPVQSGIAAALPHVDRLLAGHSLATLERLLLEIRDA, encoded by the coding sequence GTGAGCACCCAGGACCCCCTGGCCGGATTCGTCGGCTTCGCCACCGCGCTGCGCGAAGCCGGCGTCGCCTGCGGGCCGCAGCGGGTGCAGGCCTACCTCGACGCCGTCGAGCGGCTCGACGTCGGCGAGGCGGACCAGCTGTACTGGGCGGGCAGGCTGACGCTGTGCTCGGACCCGGACGACCTGATCCGCTACGACGACGCGTTCGCGCAGTGGTTCGCCGCCGCGCCACCGGAACCGCGGCCGGCCACCGTCCGCCGCGAGCAGCGGTCCCGCATCGCCGCACTGGTGTCGCAGCCGGCGGGCGAGGGCGAGGCCGGGGCGGACGACGAGCAGCTGCGGGTCGCGGCGACCGACGCCGAAGTGCTGCGCGAACGGGATCTCGCGGAGCTGAGCAAGGCCGAACGCGAGCACCTGCGGGAGCTGATGGCGGTGCTGCGGCCGCAACCGCCGATGCGGAAGTCCCTGCGCAGCAGGCCGGCGCGCCGCGGCTCGCTCGACCCGGGCCGGACGCTGCGCGCGATGCTGGCCGGCGGCGGCGAACCGGTCCGGCTCGCGCACCGGAACCGGTCGACCCGCCCGCGCCGGGTGGTGCTGCTGCTCGACGTGTCCGGGTCGATGAGCCCGTACGCCGACTCGCTGCTGCGGTTCGCGCACGTCGTGGTGCGCCGTGCGCCTGCCGCCGTCGAGGTGTTCACCCTCGGCACCCGGCTGACCAGGGTGTCCCGGCAGCTGCGGCAGCGCGACCCGGAACGCGCGATGCTCGCCGCAGGCACCGCGGTGCCCGACTTCGCCGGCGGCACCCGGCTCGGCGAGACGCTGCGGATCTTCCTGGATCGGTGGGGGCAGCGCGGCCTCGCGCGCCGTGCCGTCGTCACGGTGTTCTCCGACGGCTGGGAGCGCGGCGACCCCAGTCTCCTCGGCGAGCAGATGGCCCGGATGCGCCGCCTGGCGCACGCGGTGTTCTGGGTGAACCCGCACGCGGGACGCGAAGGCTACGCTCCGGTGCAGTCCGGCATCGCGGCCGCGCTCCCGCACGTCGACCGCTTGCTGGCCGGCCACAGCCTGGCCACCCTGGAACGACTGCTGCTGGAGATCCGCGATGCATGA
- a CDS encoding XdhC family protein, which produces MHDVLDELYKRWREGEAVGVGTVVATFSSAPRAPGAAMLVTEDGTAVGSVSGGCVEGAVYELAQQVVADREPVLQRYGVSDDDAFAVGLTCGGIIDIYVERIDRETLPELGDVVDSVHRGEPVAVVTVIEHEDPERRGRHMVVWPDRTAGTLGTDRIDDAVADDARGLLANGRTGTLHYGLEGERRGEGMAVFVNSFEPQPRMLVFGAIDFAAAMARMGSYLGYQVTVCDARPVFATASRFPDADDVVVDWPHRYLKAEAEAGRIDRRTVIAVLTHDPKFDVPLLEVALRLDVGYIGAMGSRRTHDDRLARLREAGLTEAELSRLASPIGLDLGARTPEETAVSIAAEIIALRWGGGGKRLTELSGRIHG; this is translated from the coding sequence ATGCATGATGTGCTCGACGAGTTGTACAAGCGCTGGCGCGAGGGCGAAGCCGTCGGCGTCGGCACGGTCGTGGCGACCTTCTCCTCGGCGCCCCGTGCGCCGGGCGCCGCGATGCTGGTCACCGAGGACGGGACGGCGGTCGGCAGCGTGTCCGGCGGCTGCGTCGAGGGCGCGGTGTACGAGCTGGCGCAACAGGTCGTCGCCGACCGCGAGCCGGTGCTGCAGCGCTACGGCGTCAGCGACGACGACGCGTTCGCGGTGGGCCTGACCTGCGGCGGGATCATCGACATCTACGTCGAGCGGATCGACAGGGAGACCCTGCCCGAGCTGGGCGACGTCGTCGACTCGGTGCACCGCGGGGAGCCGGTCGCCGTGGTCACCGTGATCGAGCACGAGGACCCGGAGCGGCGCGGTCGGCACATGGTCGTGTGGCCGGACCGGACCGCGGGGACGCTCGGCACCGACCGGATCGACGACGCGGTTGCCGACGACGCGCGCGGCCTGCTCGCCAACGGGCGCACCGGAACGCTGCACTACGGCCTTGAGGGCGAGCGGCGCGGCGAGGGCATGGCGGTGTTCGTCAACTCCTTCGAACCGCAGCCGCGGATGCTGGTGTTCGGCGCGATCGACTTCGCGGCCGCGATGGCGCGCATGGGCTCCTACCTCGGTTACCAGGTCACGGTGTGCGATGCGCGTCCGGTTTTCGCCACCGCGTCGCGGTTCCCGGACGCCGACGACGTCGTCGTGGACTGGCCGCACCGCTACCTCAAGGCCGAGGCGGAGGCGGGCCGCATCGACCGGCGGACCGTGATCGCGGTGCTCACCCATGACCCGAAGTTCGACGTGCCGCTGCTGGAGGTCGCGTTGCGGCTGGACGTCGGCTACATCGGGGCGATGGGGTCGCGGCGCACGCACGACGACCGCCTCGCCCGCTTGCGGGAGGCGGGATTGACAGAGGCGGAACTGTCGCGATTGGCCTCTCCGATCGGGCTCGACCTCGGCGCCCGCACACCGGAGGAGACCGCGGTGTCGATCGCCGCGGAGATCATCGCGCTGCGGTGGGGCGGTGGCGGGAAGCGGCTCACCGAGTTGTCCGGGCGCATCCACGGCTGA
- a CDS encoding (2Fe-2S)-binding protein, translated as MRITVNVDGTSYTDEVEPRTLLVHYLRETLGKVGTVIGCDTSNCGACTVHLNGQSVKSCSVLAVQADGAEVTTIEGLARDGKLHPVQEAFHDNHALQCGFCTPGMIMQSIDLLADNPNPDEHAVREGLEGNLCRCTGYQNIVRAVRDAAQRMSPGAGPEAERVSGDVSRAPSAFAGGGE; from the coding sequence ATGCGAATCACCGTCAACGTGGACGGAACCAGTTACACCGACGAGGTCGAACCCCGCACGTTGCTCGTTCACTACCTGAGGGAGACGCTCGGGAAAGTCGGCACCGTCATCGGGTGCGACACCAGCAACTGCGGTGCCTGCACCGTGCACCTCAACGGCCAGAGCGTGAAGTCCTGCTCGGTACTCGCCGTGCAGGCCGACGGTGCCGAGGTGACGACCATCGAGGGCCTGGCCCGCGACGGCAAGCTCCACCCCGTGCAGGAAGCGTTCCACGACAACCACGCCCTGCAGTGCGGGTTCTGCACGCCGGGCATGATCATGCAGTCGATCGACCTGCTCGCCGACAACCCGAACCCGGACGAGCACGCCGTCCGCGAGGGGCTCGAGGGCAACCTGTGCCGCTGCACCGGTTACCAGAACATCGTTCGCGCCGTGCGGGACGCGGCGCAGCGGATGAGCCCGGGCGCGGGGCCGGAGGCCGAGCGCGTCTCCGGTGACGTCTCCCGCGCGCCCAGCGCGTTCGCGGGCGGGGGCGAGTGA
- a CDS encoding xanthine dehydrogenase family protein molybdopterin-binding subunit, which produces MTSTIEPEVGKARTRKEDARLITGRTRWTDNITLPGMLHVAILRSPFAHARISSIDTAAARDMPGVVAVYTARDLDPDNAIGMPCAWPITPDMKQPRRPVLAADQVNFAGEGVAVVVARSKAEAADALEAIDVDYEELPVVLGLENAIADDAPLVHDELGTNKQATWVFDSAEAGTGGNVEEALAGGEVVLKRRFRQQRLVPAFMEPRSVVVDPTGTQITMWSATQVPHILKTMTALTLGIPEHKLRVIAPDVGGGFGGKIAVLPEETMAVLIAQKLGKPVKWTETRSECMQTAHHGRDQIQDISISANRDGTITGLKVELLADMGAYNGLVGPGVPILGAFMFNAIYKIPAYHFACTNVFTNTTLTDAYRGAGRPEATFAIERMMDELAAELGMDPLELREKNWIKHEEFPFTTVCGLTYDSGNYEAATERAKELFDYEGLRREQQERRERKDPVQLGIGISTFTEMCGLAPSRVLGSLDYGAGGWEHAAIRVLPTGKVEVVTGASAHGQGHETAWSQIVADRLGVAFEDIEVIHGDTQSSHKGMDTYGSRSLAVGGIAVVKAAEKVVDKARTIAAHLLECSPDDLEFEGGKFTVRGTDTSTTIQDVAFATFAAHNLPEGMEPTLDSEAVFDPENFSFPHGTHLCAAEVDTETGRVRLRSYVCVDDVGKVVNPLIVEGQVHGGLAQGIAQALYEEAVFDESGTLTTGTFADYLLPSAADLPSFVTDRTETAATSNPLGVKGVGEAGTIASTPAVVNAVVDAVRQFGVNDIEMPCSPMRVWSAIHRGRTDAGGVGAEAGGGLGSIDASGGAQ; this is translated from the coding sequence ATGACGTCGACGATCGAACCCGAGGTCGGCAAGGCGCGCACCCGCAAGGAGGACGCGCGGCTCATCACCGGCCGCACCCGCTGGACCGACAACATCACGCTGCCCGGGATGCTGCACGTGGCGATCCTGCGCAGCCCGTTCGCCCATGCCCGGATAAGTTCCATCGACACGGCCGCGGCACGGGACATGCCGGGCGTCGTCGCCGTCTACACGGCCCGCGACCTCGACCCGGACAACGCGATCGGCATGCCGTGCGCGTGGCCGATCACGCCGGACATGAAGCAGCCGCGGCGGCCCGTGCTGGCCGCCGACCAGGTCAACTTCGCCGGTGAGGGCGTCGCGGTGGTCGTGGCCCGCAGCAAGGCCGAGGCCGCCGACGCGCTCGAGGCCATCGACGTGGACTACGAGGAACTGCCGGTGGTCCTCGGCCTGGAGAACGCGATCGCCGACGACGCGCCGCTGGTGCACGACGAGCTGGGCACCAACAAGCAGGCGACATGGGTCTTCGACTCGGCCGAGGCGGGCACCGGCGGCAACGTCGAGGAAGCCCTGGCCGGCGGCGAGGTCGTGCTCAAGCGGCGGTTCCGCCAGCAGCGCCTGGTGCCCGCGTTCATGGAGCCGCGCTCGGTCGTGGTCGACCCGACCGGCACCCAGATCACCATGTGGTCGGCCACCCAGGTGCCGCACATCCTCAAGACGATGACGGCGCTGACGCTCGGCATTCCCGAGCACAAGCTGCGTGTCATCGCGCCGGACGTCGGCGGCGGGTTCGGCGGCAAGATCGCCGTGCTGCCCGAGGAGACCATGGCGGTCCTCATCGCGCAGAAGCTCGGCAAGCCGGTCAAGTGGACCGAGACCCGCTCGGAGTGCATGCAGACCGCGCACCACGGCCGCGACCAGATCCAGGACATCTCGATCAGCGCGAACCGCGACGGCACGATCACGGGCCTCAAGGTCGAACTGCTCGCCGACATGGGCGCCTACAACGGGCTCGTCGGGCCCGGCGTGCCGATCCTGGGCGCGTTCATGTTCAACGCGATCTACAAGATCCCGGCCTACCACTTCGCCTGCACGAACGTGTTCACCAACACCACGCTCACCGACGCCTACCGCGGCGCCGGGCGGCCGGAGGCCACGTTCGCGATCGAGCGGATGATGGACGAGCTGGCCGCCGAGCTGGGCATGGACCCGCTGGAGCTGCGCGAGAAGAACTGGATCAAGCACGAGGAGTTCCCGTTCACCACGGTCTGCGGGCTGACCTACGACTCGGGCAACTACGAGGCCGCCACCGAGCGCGCCAAGGAGCTGTTCGACTACGAGGGCCTGCGCCGGGAGCAGCAGGAACGCCGCGAGCGCAAGGATCCGGTGCAGCTGGGCATCGGCATCTCGACGTTCACCGAGATGTGCGGGCTGGCGCCGTCGCGGGTGCTCGGGTCGCTGGACTACGGGGCGGGCGGCTGGGAGCACGCGGCGATCCGCGTGCTGCCCACCGGCAAGGTCGAGGTCGTCACGGGCGCCTCCGCCCACGGGCAGGGGCACGAGACGGCGTGGAGCCAGATCGTGGCCGACCGGCTCGGCGTCGCGTTCGAGGACATCGAGGTCATCCACGGCGACACGCAGTCCTCGCACAAGGGCATGGACACCTACGGGTCGCGGTCGCTGGCCGTCGGCGGCATCGCGGTGGTCAAGGCCGCCGAGAAGGTCGTCGACAAGGCCCGCACGATCGCCGCGCACCTGCTGGAGTGCTCGCCGGACGACCTGGAGTTCGAGGGCGGCAAGTTCACCGTCCGCGGCACCGACACGTCGACGACGATCCAGGACGTCGCGTTCGCGACGTTCGCCGCGCACAACCTGCCCGAGGGCATGGAGCCCACGCTGGACTCCGAGGCCGTGTTCGACCCGGAGAACTTCTCGTTCCCGCACGGCACGCACCTGTGCGCCGCCGAGGTGGACACCGAGACCGGCCGGGTGCGGTTGCGCTCGTACGTGTGCGTGGACGACGTGGGCAAGGTGGTCAACCCCCTGATCGTGGAGGGGCAGGTGCACGGCGGTCTCGCCCAGGGCATCGCGCAGGCCCTGTACGAGGAGGCGGTGTTCGACGAGAGCGGCACGCTGACCACCGGCACGTTCGCCGACTACCTGCTGCCCTCGGCCGCCGACCTGCCGTCGTTCGTCACCGACCGCACCGAGACGGCGGCGACGTCGAACCCGCTGGGCGTCAAGGGCGTCGGCGAGGCGGGCACGATCGCCTCCACCCCCGCGGTGGTCAACGCGGTCGTGGACGCCGTGCGGCAGTTCGGGGTCAACGACATCGAGATGCCGTGCTCGCCCATGCGGGTGTGGTCGGCGATCCACCGCGGCCGCACCGATGCCGGCGGCGTCGGTGCGGAGGCCGGCGGCGGACTGGGTTCCATCGACGCTTCGGGAGGTGCGCAGTGA
- a CDS encoding FAD binding domain-containing protein: MIPAAFDYVAPSTVDEAVQALAAAGEDAKVLAGGQSLLPVLRMRLAAPTTLIDLGKITELRGVRDDGDAIVIGAMTTHYDVQRDQLVAEHAALLAKATDTVADPQVRHRGTFGGSIAHADPAGDLLAPALALDAEMVIASSSGRRTVPAAEFFQDFFTTALEPGEILVEIRVPKHTGWKAHYEKFNRVAQAWSMVAVAATVRTDGDTIAEARVALTNMASVPVRATAVEQALVGQSASDDTIRAAAAHAAEGTSPTADGNADVEYRQELAKVLTGRAVSAALAAV; this comes from the coding sequence GTGATCCCCGCTGCCTTCGACTACGTCGCGCCGTCCACTGTGGACGAGGCGGTGCAGGCACTGGCCGCGGCCGGTGAGGACGCCAAGGTGCTGGCCGGCGGGCAGAGCCTCCTGCCGGTGCTGCGGATGCGGCTTGCCGCGCCCACGACGCTCATCGACCTCGGCAAGATCACCGAGCTGCGGGGTGTCCGCGACGACGGCGACGCGATCGTCATCGGCGCCATGACCACGCACTACGACGTGCAGCGCGACCAGCTGGTCGCCGAGCACGCCGCACTGCTGGCCAAGGCGACCGACACGGTGGCCGACCCGCAGGTGCGGCACCGCGGCACGTTCGGCGGTTCGATCGCGCACGCGGACCCGGCAGGCGACCTGCTGGCCCCCGCGCTGGCGTTGGACGCCGAGATGGTGATCGCGAGCAGCAGCGGCAGGCGGACGGTGCCTGCGGCGGAGTTCTTCCAGGACTTCTTCACCACGGCGCTCGAGCCGGGCGAGATCCTGGTCGAGATCCGCGTGCCGAAGCACACCGGGTGGAAGGCGCACTACGAGAAGTTCAACCGGGTCGCCCAGGCGTGGTCGATGGTCGCGGTGGCGGCCACGGTCCGCACCGACGGCGACACGATCGCCGAGGCCCGTGTGGCGCTGACGAACATGGCGTCGGTGCCGGTGCGGGCCACCGCGGTCGAGCAGGCCCTGGTGGGCCAGTCCGCGTCCGACGACACGATCCGCGCCGCGGCCGCCCACGCCGCCGAGGGCACCAGCCCCACGGCGGACGGCAACGCGGACGTGGAGTACCGGCAGGAGCTGGCCAAGGTGCTGACGGGCCGCGCGGTCTCGGCAGCCCTGGCCGCGGTGTAG
- a CDS encoding SRPBCC family protein: protein MRLDHEFTVPAPPAEVWKAVTDPERVAPCMPGATLTKVEGETFTGTVKVKLGPISLLYKGSGEFLETDEQARKIVIKASGKDSRGAGTAAATVTVTLSEENGGTKGSVATDLNVTGRPAQFGRGMISEVGGKILDQFATNLADRLGAAETPAAPAEEKPAESGVTTEPAPEKPKLETVKPQPQEAEAIDLFEYAGSSIGKRLAPVLAGVAAVLGIVAIVRLIRRR from the coding sequence GTGCGGCTCGACCATGAATTCACCGTTCCGGCCCCGCCCGCCGAGGTGTGGAAGGCGGTCACCGACCCGGAACGCGTTGCCCCCTGCATGCCGGGTGCGACCCTGACGAAGGTCGAGGGCGAGACGTTCACCGGCACGGTCAAGGTGAAGCTGGGGCCGATCTCCCTGCTGTACAAGGGCTCCGGCGAGTTCCTGGAGACCGACGAGCAGGCCCGCAAGATCGTGATCAAGGCCTCCGGCAAGGACTCGCGAGGAGCAGGCACCGCGGCGGCGACCGTCACGGTCACGCTGTCCGAGGAGAACGGCGGGACGAAGGGTTCCGTGGCGACGGACCTGAACGTGACCGGGCGCCCGGCCCAGTTCGGCCGGGGCATGATCTCGGAGGTCGGCGGCAAGATCCTGGACCAGTTCGCGACGAACCTGGCCGACCGCCTCGGCGCGGCGGAGACCCCAGCGGCCCCCGCCGAGGAGAAGCCGGCCGAGTCCGGGGTGACCACCGAACCGGCCCCGGAGAAGCCCAAGCTGGAGACGGTGAAGCCCCAGCCCCAGGAAGCCGAGGCGATCGACCTCTTCGAGTACGCGGGCAGCTCCATCGGCAAGCGCCTGGCCCCGGTGCTCGCCGGAGTCGCCGCGGTACTCGGCATCGTGGCCATTGTCCGCCTGATCCGCCGCCGCTGA
- a CDS encoding FAD-dependent oxidoreductase, which translates to MRTETDVVVIGAGQAGLSAAYFLRRSGLEFVVLDRDSAPGGAWQHRWPSLRLDKVHKFHDLPGMAFDEQDEHRKASEVVAEYFARYERAFELPVRRPVEVVAVRDVGERLLVESAGGDSWAARAVINATGTWTRPFWPHYPGQETFTGRQLHTADYRGAEEFRGQHVLVVGGGTSAVQLLIEIAEFASGTTWVTRRPPVFKDVEFSPELGREAVAQVERRVRAGLPPGSVVSVTGLMRTPQVREAEARGILDRKPMFDHLTPTGVVWPDGTEQHVDAILWATGFRAALDHLAPLHLREPGGGIRMEGTRAAAEPRLHLVGYGPSASTIGANRAGRAAVREIRQLLAAPEVAAAS; encoded by the coding sequence GTGCGTACCGAAACCGATGTCGTGGTGATCGGAGCGGGGCAGGCCGGCCTGTCGGCCGCCTACTTCCTCCGGCGGTCCGGCCTGGAGTTCGTCGTCCTCGATCGGGATTCCGCGCCGGGCGGGGCGTGGCAGCATCGGTGGCCCTCGTTGCGGCTGGACAAGGTCCACAAGTTCCACGACCTGCCTGGCATGGCGTTCGACGAGCAGGACGAGCACCGGAAGGCGTCGGAAGTCGTCGCGGAGTACTTCGCGCGCTACGAGCGCGCCTTCGAGCTGCCGGTGCGGCGCCCGGTCGAGGTGGTCGCCGTCCGGGACGTGGGTGAGCGGCTCCTCGTCGAGAGCGCCGGTGGCGACAGCTGGGCCGCCCGCGCCGTGATCAACGCGACCGGCACCTGGACGCGCCCGTTCTGGCCGCACTACCCCGGCCAGGAGACGTTCACCGGCCGCCAGTTGCACACCGCCGACTACCGCGGCGCGGAGGAGTTCCGCGGGCAGCACGTCCTGGTCGTCGGGGGCGGCACGTCGGCCGTGCAGCTGCTCATCGAGATCGCCGAGTTCGCGAGCGGCACCACCTGGGTCACCCGGCGCCCGCCGGTGTTCAAGGACGTCGAATTCAGCCCCGAGCTGGGCCGCGAAGCCGTGGCGCAGGTCGAGCGCCGCGTGCGGGCCGGGCTGCCCCCGGGGAGCGTGGTGAGCGTGACCGGCCTGATGCGCACGCCGCAGGTGCGCGAAGCCGAGGCCCGCGGGATCCTCGACCGGAAGCCGATGTTCGACCACCTGACGCCGACAGGCGTTGTGTGGCCGGACGGCACCGAGCAGCACGTCGACGCGATCCTCTGGGCGACCGGTTTCCGCGCCGCGCTGGACCACCTCGCGCCACTGCACCTGCGCGAACCCGGCGGCGGCATCCGCATGGAAGGCACCCGCGCGGCCGCCGAACCCCGCCTGCACCTGGTCGGCTACGGCCCGTCCGCGAGCACGATCGGCGCGAACCGAGCGGGCCGCGCAGCAGTCCGCGAGATCCGGCAGCTGCTGGCCGCACCCGAGGTGGCCGCAGCGAGCTGA
- a CDS encoding amidohydrolase family protein, whose product MADVVDVWMQQPNQRFMDQPWLETLVRWTNMSRRTPQLRATLDAMDEAGVRVGLLSAWHGPGGALITNDEVAELVAAHPDRFAGVATVDLTDPVRAVREVRRCVRNGFVGVRVVPWLWNLPPNDRRYYPVYVACVEEDVPFCTQIGHTGPRCPSEPGRPIPYLDEVLLDFPELVVVGGHVGYPWMAEVLSLATKYPNFHVDTSAYAVHRLPAELVEFMRDRGRTRVMFGSNYPMLTPAQALKQLPALELGVSAREAFLGGNARRVFALPN is encoded by the coding sequence ATGGCTGACGTGGTCGACGTGTGGATGCAGCAGCCGAATCAGCGGTTCATGGACCAGCCGTGGCTGGAGACGCTGGTGCGGTGGACGAACATGTCCCGCAGGACGCCCCAGCTGAGGGCGACGCTCGACGCGATGGACGAGGCCGGGGTGCGGGTCGGGCTGCTGTCGGCCTGGCACGGGCCGGGTGGCGCGCTGATCACGAACGACGAGGTGGCGGAGCTGGTGGCGGCGCACCCGGACCGGTTCGCGGGGGTCGCAACGGTGGACCTGACGGACCCGGTGCGGGCGGTGCGGGAGGTCAGGAGGTGCGTGCGGAACGGTTTCGTCGGCGTGCGGGTGGTGCCGTGGCTGTGGAACCTGCCACCGAACGACCGCCGCTACTACCCGGTTTACGTGGCCTGCGTGGAGGAGGACGTGCCGTTCTGCACGCAGATCGGCCACACCGGCCCGCGGTGCCCGTCCGAGCCGGGGCGGCCGATCCCGTACCTGGACGAGGTGCTGCTGGACTTCCCGGAGCTGGTCGTGGTGGGCGGCCACGTGGGCTACCCGTGGATGGCGGAGGTCCTGTCCCTGGCGACGAAGTACCCGAACTTCCACGTGGACACGTCGGCCTACGCGGTGCACCGGCTGCCCGCCGAGCTGGTCGAGTTCATGCGCGACCGCGGCCGGACGCGCGTCATGTTCGGCAGCAACTACCCGATGCTCACCCCGGCACAGGCCCTGAAGCAGCTGCCCGCGTTGGAGCTGGGGGTTTCCGCACGGGAGGCTTTTCTGGGTGGCAACGCGCGGAGGGTCTTCGCACTGCCGAACTGA
- a CDS encoding glutamine synthetase family protein, giving the protein MLTLDQLRELAEEGAVDTVLVAMTDMQGRLQGKRCSAAYFLNEVVTHATEACNYLLAVDVDMNTVDGYAISSWESGYGDFVLRPDLSTLRRVPWHDGTALVLCDVERVEGGEVTASPRQVLRRQLDRLAQRNLAAFVGTELEFIVFDDTYEQAWRGGYRDLTPANQYNVDYSMLGTARLEPLLRRIRNDMAGAGMYVESAKGECNPGQHEIAFRFDEALRTCDNHSIYKTGAKEIAAQENRSLTFMAKYNEREGNSCHIHLSLRGTDGAPVFAQDPALMRHFIAGQLACLRELTYFLAPNINSYKRFVPGSFAPTAVAWGTDNRTCALRVVGHGESLRVENRVPGGDVNPYLAVAAIIAAGLHGIENELPLEDEFTGNAYHSGKPTVPTTLREAAELLADSKVAREAFGEDVVEHYLNAARVELAAFDAAVTDWERQRGFERL; this is encoded by the coding sequence ATGCTCACCCTCGACCAGCTCCGCGAACTGGCCGAGGAGGGCGCCGTGGACACCGTGCTCGTCGCGATGACCGACATGCAGGGCCGCCTCCAGGGCAAACGCTGCTCGGCCGCGTACTTCCTCAACGAGGTCGTCACCCACGCCACCGAAGCCTGCAACTACCTCCTCGCCGTCGACGTGGACATGAACACCGTCGACGGCTACGCGATCTCGAGCTGGGAAAGCGGTTACGGCGACTTCGTCCTCCGCCCGGACCTGTCCACGCTGCGCCGCGTGCCCTGGCACGACGGGACCGCCCTCGTGCTGTGCGACGTCGAGCGCGTCGAGGGCGGCGAGGTCACCGCCTCGCCCCGGCAGGTCCTGCGCCGCCAGCTCGACCGGCTCGCCCAGCGCAACCTCGCCGCGTTCGTCGGCACCGAGCTGGAGTTCATCGTCTTCGACGACACCTACGAGCAGGCCTGGCGCGGCGGCTACCGCGACCTGACACCCGCCAACCAGTACAATGTGGACTATTCGATGCTCGGCACCGCCAGGCTGGAGCCGTTGCTGCGCCGCATCCGCAACGACATGGCCGGCGCGGGCATGTACGTCGAGTCCGCCAAGGGCGAGTGCAACCCCGGCCAGCACGAAATCGCGTTTCGCTTCGACGAGGCCCTGCGCACCTGCGACAACCACAGCATCTACAAGACCGGCGCGAAGGAGATCGCCGCGCAGGAGAACCGCAGCCTCACCTTCATGGCCAAGTACAACGAGCGCGAGGGCAACTCCTGCCACATCCACCTCAGCCTGCGCGGCACGGACGGCGCCCCGGTGTTCGCGCAGGACCCCGCGCTGATGCGGCACTTCATCGCCGGGCAGCTGGCCTGCCTGCGTGAACTGACCTACTTCCTCGCGCCGAACATCAACTCCTACAAGCGTTTCGTCCCCGGCAGTTTCGCGCCGACCGCCGTCGCCTGGGGCACCGACAACCGCACCTGCGCGCTGCGCGTCGTCGGCCACGGCGAGTCGCTGCGGGTGGAGAACCGGGTGCCGGGCGGCGACGTCAACCCCTACCTCGCCGTCGCCGCGATCATCGCCGCCGGCCTGCACGGCATCGAGAACGAGCTGCCGCTGGAGGACGAGTTCACCGGCAACGCCTACCACTCGGGCAAGCCGACCGTGCCGACTACGCTGCGGGAGGCGGCGGAGCTGCTGGCCGACAGCAAGGTCGCGCGCGAGGCGTTCGGCGAGGACGTCGTCGAGCACTACCTCAACGCGGCCAGGGTCGAGCTCGCCGCCTTCGATGCCGCCGTCACCGACTGGGAGCGCCAGCGTGGGTTCGAACGCCTCTAA
- a CDS encoding gamma-glutamyl-gamma-aminobutyrate hydrolase family protein has protein sequence MGSNASKPIIGLTTYTEKASWGVWHTDAALLPRSYVDATSNAGGIPVLLPTGGTQALSAVDALVLTGGADVEPHRYGQDPEDKTVTRPERDAAEFALARAALDRGLPVLGVCRGMQVLNVALGGSLIQHLPDRVGHSGHQPSPGVYGPTHVTLAEGSRIAGILGADAKCQCYHHQAVDRLGDRLRAVGHAADGTIEAVELPGAGFVVGVQWHPEEDTQETRLFAALVEAACR, from the coding sequence GTGGGTTCGAACGCCTCTAAGCCCATCATCGGTCTGACCACCTACACGGAAAAGGCGAGCTGGGGCGTCTGGCACACCGACGCCGCACTCCTCCCACGTTCCTATGTGGACGCGACAAGCAACGCCGGTGGTATCCCGGTCCTGCTCCCGACAGGGGGCACCCAAGCACTGTCCGCTGTGGACGCCCTCGTCCTGACGGGCGGAGCCGACGTCGAACCCCACCGCTACGGCCAAGATCCCGAGGACAAGACCGTCACCCGTCCCGAACGCGACGCCGCCGAGTTCGCCCTCGCGCGGGCCGCCCTCGACCGCGGCCTGCCGGTGCTCGGCGTGTGCCGCGGCATGCAGGTCCTCAACGTCGCCCTCGGCGGCAGCCTGATCCAGCACCTGCCGGACCGCGTCGGCCACTCCGGGCACCAGCCGTCGCCGGGCGTCTACGGCCCGACACACGTCACCCTCGCCGAAGGCAGCCGGATCGCGGGCATCCTCGGCGCGGATGCGAAGTGCCAGTGCTACCACCACCAGGCCGTCGACCGGCTCGGTGACCGCCTGCGGGCCGTGGGCCACGCCGCGGACGGCACGATCGAAGCCGTCGAGCTGCCGGGCGCGGGGTTCGTGGTCGGCGTGCAGTGGCACCCGGAAGAGGACACGCAGGAGACCCGGTTGTTCGCGGCGTTGGTGGAGGCGGCGTGCAGGTGA